The Candidatus Omnitrophota bacterium genome segment GCCACTGTCCTGGTTATCGAGAAAGATTGCGTCCTGCTCGATGTGAATAATTCTAATGTGAGGCTGGAACTTAACAATTAAGCCTAAATTTTTAATTCAAGATTGTGTATTTTGAATCCCGATATCTCCAGGGCCTCCGTCTCTTTAAACCCTTTCTTAAGACAAAGTCTCATGGCATCGGCCATACGATCTGTGCACCTGAAATAGACTCTCTTATAACCTTTTTCTTTACAAAAATCTATCGCCTTATCAAGTAATTGGGTCCCATAACCTTTTCTGCGGTGTTTTAAATCTACGAATAGTCTGCGCAATAACGCGGTATTTTCGGTATCTTCTTTTACCCCAACAGTTCCCGCTATCCCTCCGTCATCTTCGATAACGATAAAAGATTCTTTTGGCCCGCCGTACACTTCATGGATCTTGTCAAGGTCACTGTCAGAATACGCGTTCTTGTCAAAAGGATATTCTTTTGTGAGGATAGATAATATCAGGTCTTTGACCCCGGACGCGTCATTCTTGGTGAAGACTCTCAGCTTATGCATAGGCAGCTCCTCATTTTACATGCGTCCTTTAATCGAATTGATTATCAGCGGGCGCTTTATACCTTCAACTATACGCACCTTCCCTATTCCCGAAGGAAGGACGAACTTATTTTTTCCATGTACAAATTTTTTATCGCGCAAAAGCGAGTCGTATATGCGGGATATCTTCAGCCCCGAGATCTTTACGGGCAGCCCGCACTTTTTTATCAGGGACTCTATTCGCAACTTATCTTCATATTTGATAAGATTCAATTTTGCCGATATATCCGACGCGCATACCATGCCTATGGCTATGGCCTCGCCATGATTATATCTTTGCGAATAATCCGCCGCGCTCTCAAGGGCATGGCCGACAGTATGGCCATAGTTTAATATTATGCGTTTACCAAGCCTGTCAAGCTCGTCCTGGGCCACAACTTTTGCTTTAATCCGGCTGCACGCCGCTACTATGCGCATGAGGGCGTCTTTATTGAGCATCAACACTTTTCTGTAGTTATACTCCAGATATTCGAATAGCCCTTTGTCTTTTATGACGCCGTATTTTATGCACTCCGCCAGGCCGTTTTTTATCTGTTTGCCGGAAAGGGATGTCAATATAGATGTATCGGATATAACAACCTTTGGCTGGTAGAATGAACCCACAAGATTTTTTGCCGCAGGCAGGTCTATCGCCGTCTTGCCGCCTATCGCCGAATCGACCTGCGAAAGCAGTGTGGTGGGTATCTGAACGTACGGTATCCCTCTTTTGTATATAGAAGCGGCGAATCCTGTCAGGTCGCCTATGACTCCGCCGCCCAACGCGATGAGAAACAATGTCCTGTTCTTGTCGTAGGCGCCTATTCTATTCAGGAGGGATATTAATGTTTTGTGGGACTTTGCCTTTTCTGAATCCGGAACAAGTTCCAGCTTAAAGCTTATTCCGGATTTATTTAAGGAACTTTCGATCTTTTTTCCATAGAGGCACGCTACTTTTTTGTTGGTTACGACTATAGCGTCTTTACCAATGGAAAGATTTTTGAGAATAGCGCCGGTCTGTCTGATAACCCCCGGGCCTATCAGAATATTGTAAGACCTGTCCTTTAAGGGAACTTTGACGCTATTAGTCATGAAAGAATTATTTTTTTGTTTCTTTCTTCGCTTCAGCTGCCTTACCTGCCGCAGGCGCTTTGCCCGCTGCCGGAGCCTTACCTGCCGCGGCCGGAGCCGCGCCCGCCGCCGGAGCCGCGCCTTCGGCGCCTTCGGCTGCGGCTGCTGCTTTTTCCTTCTTAATCTTGAATCTCGTTATCTTTACCTTAGGCAGTCCATATACAGAATCTTCATCGGCCCACTTTTCTTTTTCTTTGAGCGCCTTTATTCTCTCGTGACGTTTGAGGACAGACCTCTGCGCTTTATCTTTGTCCGACACTCTTAAGCTGGGATGTTGCGACATCTTCGTTACCTCCTGGTTTACTTTCTATTTTAACCTTACATATGCATCTCGATGCATCTGTTTTACTTTGTTTAATGTCCTTTGCGCGTTCTCTTTATTCGCGAATGATCCAACACAGACCAGATAATACGGCTCGCTGTTATATACAAATGCCTCAAGGCCGCTTATTTTGATCCGGCCTACCTCTTTAACGGCAGTTGCCTCCTTCGAGAACGCCGCAACTACTATTGTATAAGGCATTGTATTCTGCGCGGGCTTTACCGCGACTGCCTTAACCGGCGCTTTAACCGCCGTTTTGGCCTGTACCGGCTGCTGTATCGTTACGGCTGCCGCAGGACGCTGTGCCGGGACAGCCTGCGCGATAGCGGGACTTATGCGGACAGTTTTGGCCGCAGATGCCTTGCCTCTCTCTACGCCAAGAGCGAATGATACCACAAGCAGCATTATTACGCCGATTGAGACAAATATAAGCCTTTCGGCACTCAGGCTTACGGCAAAATCCGTTCTTTGAAAAAAACGGCCGAATCTATTTGGCTGTCTTCTGGGCGCGTCAAACTCAAAAAGCTCTTTTTGTATGTTATCTTTTTCCATACCGTACTATAATTTTTTCCTTAAACGGGCCACATTATAACATAGCGCCTGTCAAAAATCAACCCCGCCCATTATTCCTTCATCACCATAGTGCCCACGTTGAGCCTGAACATCTTGCCCGATATCTGAACCGATGGCGAGCGATAGTCACCTTTTAGCTTTACCGATAAGCTCTTCCACTCCTGCGGCTCATCGTTCATTATTACCGAATGCAGCTCCATAGGCACATCTTTAAGCGTATCTTTGGAGAATGAGGCGGTTATATTTACATCTACCACTCCCTGGTAGAATATATCCCCGGAAATAAAGAGTTTTATCTCCCTTCCGTTGGCCTGGAATTTCTTTAGCGTAAAGCCGTTGGAAAATATTTCGACAACGCCGGATATGTCTTTATAGGTCCATCGCCCTTCAAATGGCATTGCCACTATGCCTTCGAGCGTGTCATACTGCGCTTTCGGTTTATCTTTCGAGCTTTTTATAAAGTGCGCGTCCTTGAATTTAAAATCAAAATCCAGGCTCTTTAGAAAATTGAGTTTTTGCACAGGCTTTATAGTGGCGCGCGCGCAGAAGAACCCGAGTCCCATCTTGTCGTTTACCATCTTCAGATTTTCAAATATATAGCCATCCCGCGCATCTTTGGTCATAGATTTGTACGATATATTGAGTTTGTAAATTTTTGATAACGCGAATATGGCTATCTTATCCAATGACAGGTAGATTACCGTTATGGCAACCAGCAGGATAATAAATATTGTAAAGATTTTGGATCTCATATTTAGTTTCCCCAGCAGACATCGTCAAAATCGCACTTT includes the following:
- a CDS encoding SPOR domain-containing protein, with translation MEKDNIQKELFEFDAPRRQPNRFGRFFQRTDFAVSLSAERLIFVSIGVIMLLVVSFALGVERGKASAAKTVRISPAIAQAVPAQRPAAAVTIQQPVQAKTAVKAPVKAVAVKPAQNTMPYTIVVAAFSKEATAVKEVGRIKISGLEAFVYNSEPYYLVCVGSFANKENAQRTLNKVKQMHRDAYVRLK
- the aroB gene encoding 3-dehydroquinate synthase; the encoded protein is MTNSVKVPLKDRSYNILIGPGVIRQTGAILKNLSIGKDAIVVTNKKVACLYGKKIESSLNKSGISFKLELVPDSEKAKSHKTLISLLNRIGAYDKNRTLFLIALGGGVIGDLTGFAASIYKRGIPYVQIPTTLLSQVDSAIGGKTAIDLPAAKNLVGSFYQPKVVISDTSILTSLSGKQIKNGLAECIKYGVIKDKGLFEYLEYNYRKVLMLNKDALMRIVAACSRIKAKVVAQDELDRLGKRIILNYGHTVGHALESAADYSQRYNHGEAIAIGMVCASDISAKLNLIKYEDKLRIESLIKKCGLPVKISGLKISRIYDSLLRDKKFVHGKNKFVLPSGIGKVRIVEGIKRPLIINSIKGRM
- a CDS encoding small basic protein; protein product: MSQHPSLRVSDKDKAQRSVLKRHERIKALKEKEKWADEDSVYGLPKVKITRFKIKKEKAAAAAEGAEGAAPAAGAAPAAAGKAPAAGKAPAAGKAAEAKKETKK
- a CDS encoding GNAT family N-acetyltransferase; translated protein: MHKLRVFTKNDASGVKDLILSILTKEYPFDKNAYSDSDLDKIHEVYGGPKESFIVIEDDGGIAGTVGVKEDTENTALLRRLFVDLKHRRKGYGTQLLDKAIDFCKEKGYKRVYFRCTDRMADAMRLCLKKGFKETEALEISGFKIHNLELKI